TGTCATATCGGGGCAGAAGCGGTGATTGGTAAGAACTGCGAGCTTATGAGCCATGTGGTGGTGACGGGCGCGACGACAATTGGCGATAACGCCAAAATTTATCCTCATGCAGTGCTGGGCGGAGATCCGCAAAACGGCCGTCACAAGGGGGGGCACACCACACTGGAAATCGGTAAAAACTGTACAATCCGTGAAGGTGTCACCATGCACCGCGGTTCAGATAACAGCATCGGCAAAACGGTTGTCGGTGATGATTGCATGTTTCTGGCCTATGCCCATGTTGCGCATGATTGTATTTTGGGCAATCACATCACTTTCTCCAATAATGTGATGATCGGCGGCCATGTGGTGATTGGCGATCATGTGATTATCGGCGGTGGCGGCGCTGTGCACCAGTTTGTCCGTGTCGGCCATCATGCCTTTGTCGGCGGGCTGGCGGCTCTGGTCGGCGATCTTATCCCCTATGGTTCGGCAATTGGCGTTCATGCCTGGCTTGGGGGCTTGAATATTATCGGCATGAAGCGCTCCGGCCTTGAACGGGCGGAAATTCACGCACTGCGCCATGCGGTGCCGATGTTGTTTGACCGTTCAAAACCGGTGCGGGAGCGGGCGATTGATGTGCTCGCGGCTTATCCGAAGTCGAAAGCCGTAGCGGATATGATCAGCTTTATTCAGTCTGATGACAATAAACGTTCTTTTTGCACGCCGAAAATGGGTTCTGGCAATATGGCCGGAGTATGAGTCATGCAGGAAGCGGGCAGCGGCGCGGCAGGTACGGTTTTAACAGGCAGAACGGCGGTTATCGCCGGCAATGGCCGGTTGCCGGTTGCTGTGGCCAATGCTTTACGGGATACGGGACAAAACCCGTTTCTTGTGCTTTTACGCGGTGAAGCGGATAAACAGCTCTATGATTTTGAACATTGCGAGATTTCAGTTGTTGAATTCGCCAGGCTGATTGAATCCATGCAAAAGGCGGGTGTGAGGAATGTCGTGTTGGCGGGGGGCATTGTCAGCCGCCCGCACTGGCGCGATCTGCGTTTTGATATTCCGACTTTGAAGGCTCTGCCAAGATTGTTCCGGGCTTTGGGCAGGGGAGATGACGCGCTGTTGCGCGCTTTTATCGGGCTTGTCGAATCCTATGGCTTCCGGGTTGTCGGGGCGCATCAGGTTGTGCCGGTTTTGCTGGCGCCGCGCGGGGTAAGGCTGACACGCAAAAAAGCCGGAAAGACGGAAGAGCGCAATATAGAGCAGGCAACAGAGGCAGCGCGGCAATTGGGGGTGCTTGATGTCGGGCAGGGGGCTGTGGCTGTCGGTGGCCGTGTGGTGGCGCTGGAGGGAGCGGAAGGCACGGATAATATGCTCAAACGGGTGGCAGAAATGCGGCAGGAACGGCGTATCCCGCGTGAAGGCGGTGTCCTGGTCAAAACGATGAAGCCGACGCAGGACAAGCGGGCGGATTTACCGGCCATCGGCCCGCAGACGGTTAAAAATGCCCATCAGGCCGGTTTGTACGGCATTGTGGTTGAGGCTGACCGCAGTTTTATTCTTGAATTTGAAAAAACCATGGAATTGGCCGATCACTACGGTATGTTTATTGAAAGCCGGTAAGCCTTTTCAGGAAAGAGCATTTATGACAGCCCGAGTGAAGATTGCAGTGATTGCGGGGGAAGAGTCGGGCGATTTGCTCGGGAGCGATCTGATTGCCGCTCTGCGCCACAAAACCGGGCGGGATATTGAGCTTGTCGGCGTTGGCGGCAGCCATCTGGAAAGCCTGGGGTTGAGGAGCCTCTTTGACCCGGATGAAATTGCCTTGATGGGGCTTGGCGCTGTGTTAAGGAAATTGCCGCGTTTGATCAGCCTGATTGGCAAAACAGCCAGATTCATTGCACGGGAAAAACCTGATTGCCTGATTGTCATTGACAGCCCTGATTTTACCCACCGTGTTGCCCGCAAGGTGCGGGCGCTCGCGCCGGATATTCCCATTGTCAAATATATTGCGCCTTCTGTCTGGGCGTGGCGGCCGGAACGGGCGAAAGCCATGCGGGCCTTTATTGACCATGTGCTGGTGGTGCTGCCGTTTGAAGTGGATGTGATGAAAGAGTTGCAGGGGCCGCCTGCAACCTATGTTGGCCATCGGCTTTTGTCCTATCCGCCTCTGCTTGCCGCGCGCAAACAGCGCGGTAAAAGAAAAAAGCATGGCGGGCATAAGCCGGCCGTGGTGATTCTGCCCGGGTCGCGGCGGTTTGAGATTCGCCGTCTGATGCCGGTATTTGGCGAGGCTGTCGCTGAATTGCGCCGCTTTGTGCCGGAGTTTGAGATTATATTGCCGGCCCTGCCCAGGATTGAGGCGGAACTGCGCGTGCTGGCGCGGGACTGGCCGGCCGCGCCGCAGATTGTTGTGGGTGAAGAGGCCAAATGGCAGGCTTTGACGCAAGGCGATGTGGCGCTTGCTGCTTCCGGCACAGTGTCGCTGGAACTGGCGTTGCTGGGAATCCCCACTGTGCTTTCCTATAAAGCTGACTGGTTTTCCAGAATGTTTATCATGCCGAAGGTAACCGTCTGGAGCGCGGCCTTGCCTAATATTATTGCTGATGAGCCGATTGTACCGGAATATTTTAATGAATTTGTCCGTAGCGGAATGTTGGCCCGCCAGCTTGCCCGCCACATATCTGACAGTGCAGCGCGTGAAGCGCAACTTGATGGTTTTAAACGTGTTGCGAAATTAATGCGGACTGATAAACCGTCAGGAGAACTTGCCGCTGATGCGGTATGGGCCGTGTTGCAAAAAAATAAGGTATAGAAACAAGCCTGTTTGTGAATCGGCCCTGATTTCCAAACATAAAAAACGCTGCCATATACTGGCAGCGTTTTTTGTTTTCAGGCGCTGTTATTACCGTGAAAGCTTATTTCCGGTTTTTGACCGGTACATAGTGGCGTTCTGTTGCGCCGGTGTAGAGCTGACGCGGGCGGCCGATTTTCTGTGCCGGATCCTCAACCATTTCCTTCCACTGGGCAATCCAGCCGACAGAGCGGGCAAGGGCAAACAGCACGGTGAACATCGAACTCGGGAAACCAAGCGCTTTCAGCGTGATACCGGAATAGAAATCAACATTGGGGTAAAGTTTCTTCTCGATGAAATACTCATCATGCAGGGCAATCCGCTCCAGTTCCATGGCAATATCAAGCAACGGGTCGTCCTTGATGCCAAGTTCTTTCAGGACGGCATGGCAGGTTTGCTGCATGATACGGGCGCGCGGGTCATAATTTTTATAGACGCGGTGGCCAAAGCCCATCAGCCGGAACGGATCATCCTTGTCCTTGGCACGGGCGATGAATTCAGGGATCCGCTCAACCGAACCGATTTCTTCCAGCATTTTCAGGCAGGCTTCATTCGCCCCGCCATGCGCAGGCCCCCACAGGCAGGCAACACCGGCAGCAATACAGGCAAACGGGTTGGCGCCTGAAGATCCGGCCAGCCGCACGGTCGAGGTTGAGGCGTTCTGTTCATGATCGGCGTGCAGCGTGAAGATTGTGTCCATTGCTTTGGCAAGAACCGGATTAACCTTGTATTCCTCACAAGGCACAGCAAAACACATGCGCAGGAAATTTTCCGCATAATTGAGGGAATTGAGCGGATACACAAAAGGTTGGCCGACGCTGTATTTATAAGCCATGGCGGCCAGTGTCGGCACTTTGGCAATCAACCGTATGGAGGCAACCATACGCTGATGCGGATCGGTGATATCAATCGAGTCATGATAGAAAGCCGACATGGCGCCAAGAGCTGCCAGCATGATCGCCATCGGGTGCGCATCGCGGCGGAAACCGTGGAAAAAGCGTGAAAACTGTTCATGCACCATGGTATGATGCTGGACGCGGTAGTCAAAATCTTCCTTCTGTGTTTTTGTCGGCAATTCCCCGTAAAGCAGCAGATAGCAGGTTTCCAGAAAATCGCCTTTTTCAGCCAGTTCGTCAATCGGGTAGCCGCGATAGAGCAGCACGCCCTTGTCACCGTCAATAAAAGTGATACGGGATTCACATGAGGCTGTAGAGGTAAAGCCGGGGTCATAGGTGAATGTTCCGGTCTGTTTATAGTATGATGATATCTCCACCACATCCGCTCCCAGGGTTCCTTTACGGACAGGAAGTTCGATTGTTTTGCCTTCAATACTGATTTTAGCATGATTTTTTGACATTATGGTATTCCTTTCTATTCCTCCAGCTTCCCGGATAAGACCTGCCGCATTGTCATTTATGCTGGTCCTGGCAGAGACAACCTCCCATTCAATCCCCCTTCCTCCCGAATTTACTGTATTCCAGTTTGTATGCAACATGAAAATGTGTAACAGCTGCGTGAAGACAGCAAATTTGCCTCAGTTGACCTGATCAGCAATTCTTTGCAGTGATTCCTCACGTCCCAGAACTACCAGCACATCAAATACGCCGGGCGAAGTGGCGCGGCCGGTTAATGCGGCGCGCAGTGGCTGGGCAGCCTTGCCAAGCTTGATGCCGGCTGATTCGCAATGGGCGCGGATAGCCGCGTTGAGCGCCTCATCCGTCCAGGTCTCGCAGGCTTCAAGAACCGGCAGCAGCTCTTTCAGCACAGCCCGTCCTTCCGCGTCCAGAATGGCGGCAGCCTTTTCGTCCGGTGATAACGGGCGTGCGGCAAAGATAAAACCGGCACCGTCAATCAGTTCAACAAGTGTTTTGGCGCGTTCTTTCAGGCCCGGCATGGCGGCAAGCAACCGGGCACGGTGTTTGTCATCAAGCTTTTGCGCCATGGCCGCGCCGCCTTCCACTTCCGGCAGAATGTCAGTCATGCTTTGCAAAAGCAATTCATCATCTGTGGCGCGGATATACTGGCCGTTGATGGCTTCAAGCTTTTTAAAGTCGAAACGTGCAGCCCCCTTGTTGATGTCGCCGATATCAAACCACTCAACCATTTCTGCGGTGGACATGATTTCGTCATCACCATGACTCCAGCCCAGCCGTGCCAGATAATTGCGCAACGCAACCGGCAGATACCCCATAGCGCGATAGGCTTCCACCCCTAAAGCGCCGTGGCGCTTGGAAAGCTTGGCGCCGTCTGCGCCGTGGATCAGCGGAATATGCGCCATCACCGGTATTTTCCAGCCAAGCGCGTTATAAATGATGCTCTGGCGGGCGGCATTGGTCAGGTGGTCGTCACCACGGATAATATGGGTCACGCCCATATCATGGTCATCAACCACGACGGCAAGCATATAGGTTGGCGTACCGTCTGAACGCAACAGGATAAAATCATCCAGATCCTTGTTAGGAAAGCGTATATCACCTTGAACGCGGTCGGCAACCAGCGTATCGCCGGTCTGCGGCGCCTTGATGCGGATAACCGGCTTGACACCGGCAGGCGCCTCTGACGGGTCACGGTCGCGCCAGCGGCCATCATAGCGCGGCGGTTTGCCTGCGGCTTTGGCTTCTTCACGCATCCGGGCGAGTTCTTCCGGTGAGGCATAGCAATAATAGGCTTTGCCCTGTGCAACCAGAGACTCCGCGACTTCGCGGTGGCGTTCCACACGGCCGAATTGCGAAACAGGCTCGCCGTCCCAGTCAAGGCCAAGCCATGCCAGCCCTTCCAGAATGGCGTGCACGGCTGCCTCTGTCGAGCGTTCACGGTCTGTATCCTCAATGCGCAGCAACATTTTGCCACCGCAATGTCTGGCGTAAAGCCAGTTAAACAAAGCTGTGCGTGCGCCGCCAATATGCAGGTATCCTGTCGGGGAAGGGGCAAAGCGTGTAATAACAGGCTTGTTCATGGTGTCTCCACATGGGTTGATTTTGTTATTTAAATCCATGTATCACATTTAGCAGGCTGTGCAACAGGGGCTTCTTGTAAGGGCAGGAGCAGTAATGCCGGAAAATAATGGCAAAATGCCGACAGATGAACAGCGGCAATGGGCGCATGTTACCGGTGTCCCGCCTGCGTGGCGGCCGTCCGGCCTTGTCATATCCGTGCCGGATGATGTTTTCTTCCCTGTGCCGGAGAAGCAGCGCAGTGCGCGGTTTTTGCGTGTTGTGCAAGGCTGGCTGGCGCTGGAGGAAGCCTATGGCGTGCGTTTTCTGCTTGTGCCGGTTTTTGCCGCCGCCGGGGTGATCAGCTATTTTTCGTTCGTTCACGAAATATCATGGCTGCGCCTTGTTGCGCTGGCGCTTCTTATGGGTGCTTTGGCCTGTTTGTTCCGCCGTATCCGTTTTGTCGCACTGGGGTTTGGCTTTCTGGCTATTGCGGTTGCCGGCGCGCTGTGCGCCAGGCTTGAGGCAGCGCGTGTCGCAACCATTATGCTTGGCAATGAAACAACCACCTATATGACCGGCCGGATCGTGGCGCTGGAAGAAACCGGTTATGGCTATCGTTTGCAGCTTGATGTCATGGCAACAAACCGCCCCGCTTTATCAGCAAGGGTTGAACGGGTGCAGCTTTCCGCCCGTACCCTGCCGGAAGGTCTGGCAATTGGTGATGGCCTTGACGGGCTTGTGCGTTTGCGCCCCCCTTCGGGGCCGGTCTTGCCCGGCAGTTACGATTTCAGCTTTCATGCGTATTTTCGCGGCATTGGCGCACAGGGCTTTTTCATGGGAAAGCCGGACAAGGTTGACGTGCCGCCACCTGATGGCCTGCTGGCGCGGCTGCAAATCCGTGTCGCCCGTTTGCGGCAGATGATGACACAGCGTATTCATGCCGCGATTGGCGGTGAGGCCGGCGCGATTTCCGCGGCGCTCATTACCGGCCAGCGCGGCGGTATCAGCAAAGAGACTCATAAAGCCCTGCGCCTTGCCGGAATATCGCATATCCTTTCTATTTCGGGCCTGCATATGGCTATGGTCAGCGGCATGGTGCTGGTGGCTGCACGTGCTTTCACCGGTCTTTTCCCGGTATTCTCATCACGCCATGCGCCCGGAAAAATCGCCGCTGTCGCCGCACTTGGCATATCGGCGTTTTATCTGGTGCTGTCCGGGGCGGATGTTGCAGCGCAGCGCAGTTTTGTCATGGTTGCCGTCATGCTGGTTGCGGTCTTGTGTGACCGCGCGGCCATCACCATGCGCAATCTTGCCTTGGCGGCGCTGGTGACCATTCTGATCGTGCCGCATGAAATTTTAGGCCCAAGTTTTCAAATGTCGTTTTCGGCAACCGCAGTGCTGATCGCCGCGTTTCAATGGTGGAACCGGCGCAAAAGCCGTAAAGTGCATAAGGATTTACAGACATCAGGCCTGTTTTCACGTTTTGTGCTTGCTCCTTTGGTTGGCACGATTGCTTCATCGGTGCTGGCGGGCACGGCCAGCGGTATTTTTGCCGCCTATCACTTCAACAACACAGCGCCGCTCGGAGTGCTGGGCAATGCGGTGACCTTTCCGCTCATGTCTGTTATAGTGATGCCTTTTGCTCTTCTGGGTGCGGTTTTGATGCCGTTGCATCTGGAATGGCTGCCTTTGAAAATTATGGGGCTGGGGGTCTGGCTGGTGCAAAGAGCTGCTTATTGGGTGGCGGGATTATCGCCGGATTTCAGCCCGGGCGCTTTTCCGTCTTCAGCGCTTGCGGCTTTTTCCATCGCGCTGGTCTTGCTGGTGTTCTTGCGTTCCCCTTTGCGCATTATGGCCATTGCAGCATTTGTCTATGGGGTCATTTTGTGTGCCATTGCGCCGCGCCCGCTGGCGCTGATTGCTGAAAATGCCCGTCTTGTCGCCGTACTGGATAAAAACGGGCGGCTGGCGGTGAACACAAGCCAGCCGCAGGCTTTTGTTCTGTCAAACTGGAAAGCGGCGTTTCGGGCGGAAGAGGTTTTGCGTCCGCGAGACCATGAAAATATGAAAGATACTTTGCAATCCGGCTTTGTCTGTGAAACGTTTTTGTTTTGTCATGCGCCGCTTGCCAATGGTAAAATCCTTGCCATTGTCTCAAACCGGCTGATGGCAGACAAAGCCTGTGAGAGAGGCGATATCGTTCTGCTTGATTACAGCGGTGATGAAAGACCGTGCCCGGAAGGCCTGACAATCAGCCGCCGTGAACTGGCGCTTTATGGCTCTGCGGTGCTTTATGACACACCGGAGGGGACAGGGATTATCTGGGCGTCGGGTGAACCGGAACGGCCATGGAATGCCCATCGCCGTTTTGCAAAAGCGGCGCGCGGTATGCCGTAGGTTACAGGATTATCCTTGTTGCAGTTTTTTAGCCGCATCGACGGCGAAATAGGTCAGAATGCCATCGCAGCCGGCGCGTTTGAAAGCCAGAAGCGTTTCCATCATGACGCGATCGCGGTCAAGCCAGCCATTGGCTGCAGCGGCAGCGATCATCGCGTATTCTCCTGAAACCTGATAGGCGAAAAGCGGTACGGAAAAAGCCTGTTTGAACCGCTGAATAATATCAAGATAAGGCAGGCCCGGCTTCACCATCAGCATATCTGCGCCCTCAAGCAGATCCTGCCCGGCCTCACGGATAGCCTCGCCGCTGTTGGCGTGATCGATATAATAAGTGTTCTTGTCGCCTTTGAGCAGGCCGCCCGTGCCGATAGCGTCACGATAAGGGCCATAGAAGGCTGAAGAGAATTTGGCCGCATAGGACATAATCGCCACATCCTGAAAACCGTTGGCATCAAGCGCGTCACGGATAGCGCCGACCCTGCCGTCCATCATATCGGACGGAGCAATAATGTCGCTGCCGGCCTGCGCCTGTGACAATGCGGCACGGACAATCATTTCCACTGACTCATCATTGACGATTTCACCTTGACGCAAAATGCCGTCATGCCCGTGCGTTGTGTAGGGGTCAAGGGCGGCATCAGTTATCAAACCGATATCCTGCGTCTGTTTTTTCAGGTCCCGCGCAAAGCGGTTGACCAGGTTGTCAGGGTTGGTGATATAGGCACCATCCTCGGTTTTCACACTGTGAGGTTCACGGGCAAAAGGAGCAACGGCGGGAATGCCAAGCCCGGCGGCGCGCAGGGTTTCTTCCACTGCAACATCCACAGAAAACCGGTAAACCCCTGGCATGGAAGGAATTTCTTCGCGCACACCCTTGCCTTCGCACAGGAAAACCGTCCACACGAGGTCATCCGCACTCAGGCGATTTTCCCGCACCAGACGCCGTGTCCAGCCAAATTTGCGGGTGCGGCGCAAGCGGCTGCTGCCGGTGATTTCATCTATTGTTCTTTTCATTATCATATCCCGCTGTTATGCTATGGTATGTATAACATAGTTTGATTGCAATGATAAAACAATTATAACAGATGTTAAGGATATCCGGCTGTATGGCAGAATCTTTAAAGGAGGGTGGCAGCATGCAGGTTGATTTTGGTGGTGGTGGGGAGATCGCATTTTTTCGTGAGGGACGGGCGGGGATTATCCGCCTGGCGCGCCCGAAAGCATTGAATGCGCTGAATGAGCCAATGGTTGAAGCAATGGCAAAGGCTTTGCAGGCATGGGAAGATGATGCCTCTGTCTCCTGTATTCTGGTGGAGGGGGATGGCCGCGCTTTCTGCAGCGGCGGTGATATTGTCGCTGCCTGGCACGCCGGCAAGGCAGGCCATCCGGCTTATGAATTTTTCGAGAAAGAATATGCGCTGAACGCTTATATCGGCCGCTATTCGAAGCCCTATGTCGCGTTTATGGACGGGATTGTCATGGGCGGCGGCGCCGGTATCTCCGTGCACGGCTCACACCGGATTGTGACGGAAAATACGGTTTTCGCCATGCCGGAAACAGCAATCGGCTTTTATCCTGATGCGGGGGCCGGGGCGTATCTGCCATCCATGCCCTATGCGATGGGGGCTTATCTGGCGCTGACCGGCAACAGCATAAAATGGGGCGACTGTCTGCAAAGCGGTATTGCCACCCATGCGATTGCTTTGGAAGATTATGATGTTTTGCGGCAGGCGCTGATTGAAGAAGGCAATCCGCGCCCGGCGCTTGAAGAGGTTGCCGTTGAGCCTGATTATGAAACCGATATTCAGACCCGCACCCTGATGGCGGAGTGTTTTTCCGGTGCAAGTGTTGAGGATTGTTTGCAGCGCTTGCAGACAAAGGCGGGAGAAGGCAATGAGTTTGCCATACAAACCCTGACAACGATTCTGGCGCGTTCGCCCATCAGCGTCAAGGTTGCTTTTCGCCATATTGTGCAGTGCCAGCGGCTGGGGCTTGACAATGTCATGGCGGTGGAGAACCGCATTACCCGCCATATGATAGAAAGCCATGATTTTTATGAGGGGATTCGTGCGCTGCTGATTGATAAGGACAAAAAGCCGCAATGGCAGCTGCAAACCCTTGAAGAGGTTGATGAAACCCTGGTTGATGTCTATTTCCAGGCAAATGAACAGGAAGAAAATATAAAAGAGGTGCGTGTGTGATAAAGTATATCCGGCCCCGTATATCGCGCCTGTTGCCCTTGTCCTGGCCTGTCCGTCTCGAAGCAGAAAACCTGCCGGTGATTTTGCGGGCTTTCGGCTGGTTTCTGGCCCTGTTTTATTGCTGCCGCGGCATATTTTACTGGTTGTTGCTGACGGGTGTTTTTTCGGGTGATGTCTGGCGTTTTGATCTTATGCCGGGCAGTTGGCGGGTGCTGTGTACAGCACTGGCCATCGCCTATCCTGTTGCGGCCTGCGGGCTGTGGATGGGCGCGCGCTGGGGCCGGATTGTATGGATTGCGGCCGCGGTTTTTGAAAGCCTGTGCCTGACGGCCTATTCCGGTTACTTTATCTGGAATATCTGGCTGCCTCTGTTGAACTTGCTGTTTTTGTCCGGTTATTACGGTATGAGTTTTTATCTGCGGTTTTTAAATCGCAACCGGAAAAAAGAAGAAGATCACGCCATTGTTGATTATTGAATGCCGGGGTATTTTGCCGGTGAGGATTGTTGCATGTTTGCAACATTCGGGATGTCTTTAAGAAAAAACAACTTTTATCCGCTATGTTCATTTTTTTGACATGATAAGGGTGCAACTGTACCTTTGACAGTTTACCCGATAAAGCGGATTGAAGAGAATGAAACATAAAAGCGCATTTGATCGCAGAACCTTCCTGAAAACATTGATGGGGGCAGCCGCATTGAGCGTGGCAGGGCAGGCCTGCGCCGTGGAGGGCAGGAGCTGGGATGACGCTTTTGACGTGCGTGTTTCCGCCGGTGGCGAACAGGTGGCTTCCAATCAACCGGTTTTGAGTCTCGCAACTGTTGCCTATACAGAAATGGCGATTGCAACTTACAGCAATATTGTCAGTCAGGGCGGCTGGGGGCTTGTGCCGACACAGCAGGGCCCTTTGCAGACAGGTGTGAAACATCCGGCGGTGACGGCCTTGCGCGAGCGGCTCTTTGTTTCGGGCGATCTGGCGCGCGGTGTTGGTGTGTCTCAGGTTTTTGACAGCTATGTTGAGGGTGCGGTGCGCCGTTTTCAGGCGCGTCATGGTCTGCCGGTTGACGGGCAGGTAGGGGATGTAACCTATCGCGCGCTCAATGTCAGCGCTGATATGCGCCTCAATCAGTTGCATAAAAACCTTGAGCGGCTCAACAAGGTTGTGGCGAAAACCGCTGATGAAAAGCGCTTTGTCATGGTCAATGTGCCATCAGCCCAGATTGAGGCGGTGGAAAAGGTCATGGTTGTTCAGCGCCATACGGCTGTTGTCGGCAAGATAGACCGGCAGACGCCGATTCTGGATTCCAAAATCCATGAGATTATTCTTAATCCGTTCTGGACGGTGCCGAAGTCGATTATCCGCAAGGATATTATTCCGTTGATGCGTAAAGAGCCCAATTATCTCACGGATAATAATATCCATCTGTTCAATAACAGGGGCCAGGAAGTCCTGCCCCAGTCGGTTGACTGGAATACGGATGAGGCTGTGGGGCTGATGTTCCGGCAGGATCCGGGTAAAATCAACGCCATGTCGTCAACCAAAATCAATTTCCATAACAGGCATGCTGTTTATATGCATGATACGCCGCAACAGGGATTGTTTAACAACCTGATGCGGTTTGATTCTTCCGGTTGTATCCGTGTGCACAATGTCCGCGATCTGAATTTGTGGATTTTGCAAAATACTGCGGGCTGGGACAGAATGTCGATGGAAAAGGTGATCTATTCACGCAAAAATACGCCGATTGCAGTCAAGGATCCTGTGCCGCTGCATTTTGTCTATATCTCCGCCTGGTCAACCGATGATGGTGTGGTGCAGTTCCGTGATGATATTTATCATATGGATGGCGCGCCGGAGCTGGCTTTCGGCGATATTGCCCGGTAATAAAAACCGGATTTTGTATTTTATGGGGGCGCGGCAGTGTGCCGCGCTACAATTGTCTTGTTTTTACCGGTTGATTGTTGCACGAAAGGCGGAGCAATTTTTTATGGCAAGGCATGATATTTGTTATGAGCAATACCCGAAAAACTGTAATGGCAGGTTTAACACCTGGACAGAAGAAGAACCGGCGGCAGGTCGCCAATTGGCTTTATCTGGTTGTATCCCTGCTTCTGGTCAGTTTGCTGGTGGGCGGCATAACAAGGCTGACAGATTCCGGGCTGTCGATTACCGAATGGAAACCGCTTGTCGGTATTATCCCGCCGATCGGTGAAGCACAGTGGCTGGAAGAGTTTGCCAAATATCAGCAGATTGCCCAGTACAAACACCTCAAATACGGCATGACACCGGGGGAATATAAATTCATCTTCTGGTGGGAGTGGGGACACCGGCTGCTGACACGCATTGTGCTGGTTATCTTCACGGCATTGCCGCTGATGTTTTTCTGGATAACGGGCAAGCTGGAACGGCAGGTGAAATGGCGCCTGCTGGGCACTCTGGCGCTGGGCGGTTTGCAGGGGGGGGTCGGCTGGTGGATGGTGTCTTCCGGTGTCGGTGACAGTGACTTGCTCTATGTCAGCTCCTATCGTCTGGCGCTTCATCTCATTTTGGCCTGCCTGCTGATTGTTTCCGGCCTCACTCTGGCGCGCCGCCTTGAAAGCTGTCAAACGCCGCCTGCCTCACATGGAGCGCATGTTTTTGCCGGCTGGCTGATTTTTCTGATTCTGGTGCAGATTTATCTTGGCGCTCTGGTTGCAGGTATTCGCGCCGGCTCGGATTTTAACACTTGGCCGCTGATGAATGAGGCATGGATACCGGCCGGGCTGTTTGACTTGCAGCCTTGGTGGCACAATTTTTTTGAAAATACCATGACTGTGCAGTTTGTGCACCGCTCTTTTGCCTGGTTTCTGATTGTGATAACGGCGGTGCATGCATTCTGGCTGCAAAGACGTTTTCCCGGTACAGCGCATGTCTTCCGCGCCATGCTGCTTCTGGTGCTGATGCTGCTACAGGCGATGATCGGTGTTGCCACCCTGTTGCTGGCGGTTCCGTTAAACTGGGGTGTTTTTCATCAGGGT
This is a stretch of genomic DNA from Candidatus Tokpelaia hoelldoblerii. It encodes these proteins:
- the ctaA gene encoding Heme A synthase (bhsal07510), which encodes MSNTRKTVMAGLTPGQKKNRRQVANWLYLVVSLLLVSLLVGGITRLTDSGLSITEWKPLVGIIPPIGEAQWLEEFAKYQQIAQYKHLKYGMTPGEYKFIFWWEWGHRLLTRIVLVIFTALPLMFFWITGKLERQVKWRLLGTLALGGLQGGVGWWMVSSGVGDSDLLYVSSYRLALHLILACLLIVSGLTLARRLESCQTPPASHGAHVFAGWLIFLILVQIYLGALVAGIRAGSDFNTWPLMNEAWIPAGLFDLQPWWHNFFENTMTVQFVHRSFAWFLIVITAVHAFWLQRRFPGTAHVFRAMLLLVLMLLQAMIGVATLLLAVPLNWGVFHQGFALVVLCYAVIHWVSCKGTLPVPSESKH